In the Wyeomyia smithii strain HCP4-BCI-WySm-NY-G18 chromosome 2, ASM2978416v1, whole genome shotgun sequence genome, one interval contains:
- the LOC129722720 gene encoding homeobox protein unplugged, giving the protein MEMDKTVDLIQSEDRLRLSRIPSSSFSIENLIANTAESKQRTDSPSALDRSRLSASEVGPYLVGGYNAAMLSFTNFPLYNPWVGYLSQTANEKLSQLFVSAASGDKRVHKSSTPSESGELGREGPANSNESFTVQSGDKSSINVNLSKSYSGLQQYGSPSLEAAAQYFANTRRSFYPAAEFGESGITGDAKTNADPAACPSVVDGGESVGRRIYLRNFNNSDLVVTNRNSLDAHDSDSRQSYLNIDRDDDEQQLRDGGAESNDDGSYSDDISLSLSPTGCGKNPDLDESDSEPCSDDERDPGHSKTGTDGALGGNGSTDNCSKSRRRRTAFTSEQLLELEREFHAKKYLSLTERSQIATSLKLSEVQVKIWFQNRRAKWKRVKAGLNSHGLASRGTSGNAASTKIVVPIPVHVNRFAIRSQHQQMEKMNLVGPKAELRKDLGMEASSFERFGLNKLGPKPAGGF; this is encoded by the exons ATGGAAATGGATAAGACAGTGGACTTGATCCAGTCGGAGGATCGCTTGAGACTTTCCAGGATACCAAGCTCCTCGTTTTCGATTGAAAATCTCATTGCGAATACGGCGGAAAGCAAGCAAAGAACAGATTCTCCGTCGGCATTGGACCGGTCTCGACTATCCGCAAGTGAGGTTGGACCGTATCTCGTTGGTGGTTATAATGCGGCCATGCTATCATTCACTAATTTTCCTTTGTACAATCCTTGGGTAGGATATCTGTCACAAACGGCCAACGAGAAACTATCGCAATTATTTGTCAGTGCCGCAAGTGGTGATAAACGTGTTCATAAATCATCAACACCAAGTGAGTCTGGTGAACTGGGTCGTGAGGGACCTGCCAATAGTAACGAAAGCTTTACTGTACAGAGTGGTGATAAATCGTCAATAAATGTGAACCTCTCGAAGTCGTACTCCGGCCTACAACAGTATGGATCTCCGAGTCTCGAAGCAGCGGCACAGTATTTTGCCAACACTCGAAGATCCTTCTATCCGGCGGCAGAATTTGGTGAAAGTGGTATTACGGGCGATGCGAAAACTAATGCTGACCCTGCCGCCTGTCCGAGTGTTGTGGATGGTGGTGAAAGTGTGGGAAGAAGAATTTATCTGCGGAATTTCAACAACAGTGACCTGGTAGTGACCAATCGGAACAGTTTGGATGCGCACGATTCGGATTCGCGGCAGTCCTACTTGAACATCGATCGCGACGACGATGAGCAGCAGCTGCGAGATGGCGGAGCGGAAAGCAACGACGATGGGTCCTACAGTGACGATATCAGTCTGTCACTGTCGCCGACCGGTTGTGGGAAAAATCCAG ATCTGGATGAATCGGACTCAGAACCCTGTTCGGACGACGAACGAGACCCAGGTCATTCAAAAACCGGCACCGACGGTGCACTGGGTGGCAATGGAAGTACCGACAATTGCTCGAAATCTCGCCGGAGACGAACCGCCTTCACCTCGGAGCAGCTACTGGAGCTGGAACGGGAATTTCATGCGAAAAAATACCTTAGCCTTACGGAGCGAAGTCAGATCGCCACCAGTTTGAAGTTGAGTGAAGTTCAA GTTAAAATCTGGTTCCAGAACCGACGGGCAAAGTGGAAGCGAGTGAAGGCTGGACTCAACTCGCACGGACTAGCCAGTAGGGGGACCAGTGGCAATGCGGCCAGCACGAAGATTGTGGTTCCTATACCGGTGCACGTCAACCGTTTTGCGATTCGATCTCAGCACCAGCAAATGGAGAAGATGAACCTGGTCGGGCCGAAAGCGGAACTAAGGAAGGACCTGGGCATGGAGGCAAGCAGTTTCGAGCGATTCGGTCTAAACAAGCTGGGACCGAAGCCGGCGGGTGGATTTTGA